Part of the Vigna angularis cultivar LongXiaoDou No.4 chromosome 1, ASM1680809v1, whole genome shotgun sequence genome, CTCATAACTCACAACATTGGCCCCACCCATATTCTAAATCTCAGCGAGGGATTCTTCAAGTATGGCCCACAGAAAATAATACCGATAGCCTTAACAAACGGTAAAGCCAAAATAGAatctgaattttaaaataatttacttataaaaaGACTAAAAATGATACTATTCCCATGATGCCCTTACCTTAACGGGGAAAGTTCCCGGCGGGAAAGTGGTAGTGAGTATCTCTCTGAGCCTCCTGACAGCCTTCACCTTATTGGCGAGAATGTCGAGTAACGGCAGTAGCTCCTCCGTCTTCAACGGAAACTGCTCCGTTAGCCACACCGATGGCCGTAAGCTTCTAACGAACTCTTTTTCTTTGGTCTGTGGCACAGTCACGCTCGCCGAAGATCTCCGCGGAGGTGGGGCAGTTCCGTACGTTAGGTCGACGCTTTTCCTTCCCATTGGGACCCATTCTCTATCTTCTCGGACAAAACTACTGTGTCTTCTCTTGTCTGGCATGGGAAACCCGAAATTAGGATTCTCCGCAACAAGAAAACcgtcgtcatcttcgtccagtTCTAACGGCAGCACCTGTTCACTCCCTGCCACGTCAGACTCACAGCCAGCAACTTTCCTCGACCGAAAACTGAAAACCACGTTGTGCATTTCGTACACCTTCGCCTTCCATTCTCCCACGCTCTCTGTTTTCTCTTGCCTTCGCCAATTCGTTCTGCCTACAAGCTCTGCCTTCGTCACGTCCATTCCAGGACGGTACACACTCGTCTGCGAGCAGAATCCGGCGACATCGGACTCGTTCATCGGTCCGCCTGCGTTCTCAAAGGCATCGAAGATTTTGCGGTCGTCCCGGTTGAGAACGAGAAGCGAACCGGCAGGGACATCATGCGAGTGATCTCCGTCTCCGAAGAAGAGGAAGCTCTGGTCAGCGCGCTGGATTTTGAGACCGTCGAAGCCGGCGAGGGAAGTATCGGCTCGGAGGTTGCCGTCGCGCTTCCAGATTTTGTAGGTGTCGGAGGGGGCGATCTTGCCGACGAAGGGAATGACGGAGCTCTCGAAGTGGAAGGAAATCTCCATGTAGAAGTCGCGCATGCGGCGGAGCGCGGAGATGACGCGAGGGAGGCGGCGGCGCCACTTGGACCAGGCATTGCGGTGGTGGAGGCGTAGTAGGACAAGCGCAATGTCGGAGGCGCGGCGGCAGAGAGCCTCCTGCAGGGCATTCCAGCCGGCAGCGTTCTGGAGGGAGACATCGGCGCCGGCAGTGGCGAGGGAACGGGCGGCGAAGAGGTCGTTGAGGCGTACGGCGAGGTGGAGAGGCGTTTCTCGGTAAGGAACGTCACGGCGGTCGAGAAGGGTGGAGATCTGATCAGCGATTTTTTCCTGCGCGAGGGAATCGGATTCGGTTTGGATTAGAGAAGGATCGGGGAGACGCGGGAGCGAGGAGATAATTCTGGAGAGAGTGGTGTGATCGGCCAAAACGACAGCGTGGTGGACTGGACTGTGGGCGTAATTCTGAGATTTTATGATGGGAGGACTGTTAGACTTTGCCATGCTTTGGGATGAAGATTTCAGTGTTTAGTAGCCACAGGGGTTATGATATGTTATGTTATTCAGAATGAAGGGTATTATGGTCCGAAAGCAGAAGGCACGGCTTTTTGTAAAAACCAAAGGGAAAGGGACACGCTGTTTAGATACTCCTTCAGCTGTCTCTTGTCCTTTGATATTCCTTAGGCTTTTTCCACTTTCACACTCAACACACCTTCCATTCCAACTTACTTTCCTACCCTAATTCAAACTTCACTTCCCAACCCATTCTATATCTTACATACAACATACATTCAAACCACTTCGATAATCACTTCAAAACATCATTTTCAACCCACAGGAAACTGCTCTTCAGTATTCAAGATCATTTTCAATTGCAATATTTAACTCAATTAGTATcgatataatttgaaaaatgatatgTGAGTGATTATAAATTTTTCCAATCATTTCACTTTCACGTATTTTACTTATCATCGCATTgtccattaaaattatatttatatattattctattatttatattaagtttgTATTATGgaaaagttataataaaaaataaataaaaatcaacttGAAAACATTGATTAATAAAAGGGATCATAGTTCTACCTTTCACAGTAAGTCATTGTGAAAGTGTGataggagaaagaaaaacaaaaaaataaattgataaacgAAAGTTGGAGAATAGAAAGAATGAAGTACGCATTTTTAAAAGATCTCTCACGGATCAAGGTTAGTATGACTTATGTAGGTTATGTTTTGATGATTctccagttttttttttctaaattagtATGAACcttaattatgattttaagGATTCTTGTATGGAATTGACATAAACCTAAGAAAATGTCACTGTTATGATTCTTTGGTATTCTAATTGCGTGAGAGTCTAGACAAATAGTTAAATTAGACTTAGACCATGTCAATTTCATCCACTAcctgaatttaatttttaattaggatCTTTTGATTGCCCTTGTcctattttgtttaataataaacAGTGTATAAAGAATCTTatgatgataataattatattgataACTATGTTAAGAATCATttgaacaataattttttattggtcAACATTTTAGTATAGTATAGTAGATTAAAATTAATCCGGACAACTTAACTGCGTCATACATTAAAAAACGATtgatatctatatttatattgaattttgaCCTAAATATGCACCTAAGTTATAGTCATAGTCTATCTATCATTGACTTACTTATTACTTTACTTATAATCAATATTTGAAGCTGTTAAATTTGACCAGTTACTGTGTGGTTGTTGAAACATTTGGTAGATTATTTATGCATCCATCTACCAATTGTAAAGGTATTTTTCTTTCCATATATGAATATCTTATAAATGAAAAacttaaatgtaaaatttatgaaattttaatcataacaaacgaataaatatcatttatttaaataattaaaatttataattacacaaatatttttataaatgttactagtaatattctttaaattatttataaaattatatgtttctgttctttaaataatcaaaaattattttagtatatgcTTTGGTAATTTAAGAACCTAATCATaggttttgattatttttgaagttttgattattttagaaataaaacttatagatataaaaaaaaaatgtcatcatttttaaaatttttttcatactaaaatatattaagtgattttgaaAACGTTTTGTGTAATAACatgataataaaacaaaaatcttaTTACTTTGGATGTTAATATATGTTGGATATGAagataacttaaaaaaaataataaaacttatctTTGGTTTGCCTCTTATTAGGagttttataaatatctttctaattatgattatgatgtcattttatatataattgtgttaACTGTATGGTTAGGTGTTAATTTTGAATCAGATGTGAGACAATTTGAGAGTAAAACCACAAAAAAAGTTGTCTATTTATTAGATAAGTTTATGGAAGGattaatatgtttaaaattttaaataaacttaacaaaataaatttgattacaaaactaaatttactaaaatttaaaatataaggagttaaattagtttaaaattttgaacatgaactaattttaatttttattaaaaattaagagatataaaatattttgtaattagcTTGTGTACCTTTGGGTGAGAAAAATGGAGATCTACGTACTACTCTATCGATTTATCTAATACTGTAGAAGAAAACGTGGATTTACGATTTCTTTAAACACAGATTGTAAATTGAATAAGGTTGCAGAAATTTTGCTTGTAACAGGCGACAATTCTGCTCACCTAACTGTCTCTTAGCCAATTGTTTTGTTTGGTTGGCCCTTTTCTAAATTCTGTCGCATTTTAATCACCAAATGCaaccttttgttttgtttcaacTGGTGGGAGCATTGCATAGTTCATATGCTTATACCatctgttttatttattgtggGGTCACCCAAAATTCTAAGCGCCAACCGTAATTCATACATTCACACTAAGTATTTCTTAAACAATATCATGCTGTGAATCCCCCAAACTCACCAACCATCGCCACTCTGACAAACTCTGAACTTCTCTCCCTTTCTTCCTTCACATTGTAGATTGGGTTCCTTCATTTTGATGGCTCTCAAGGCTGTATCCATCTGGGGTTATTCCAAAGCTTCTCCTCCTCAATTGGGTGTTGGTCTTGCCAATTCTCATCCTACTCCGATTTGGAATCAAAGATATGATTTTGACAAATGTCGCAGGTGGGAATGCTGTTGTTTGGGTGTTTCGGCTCAGAGAGCTACCACTGCTGTTGAAGATGAGGAGCCCAATGTCCCCCCTTTGATTGACTCTTCTGGGGCTGCCGATAGTGTTCACCAAAATGAGTCAAAGGGCTTTCACAAGGACATAAACCAGCTTCCTAGTGAGTTATATGATATCTTCCCCCCATCTTGTTACCTGTGTTTAACTGGCACTCCAAGAATTCTAGAGTCGAGCTGATGATAAATGTTGCTGATTTCATGACCAAACTTTGCTTTTCAACTAACGTTTCTCCTGTTGGTGTTTTGGAGGGATAATTTTGTTATGGTGCCGTTGCTTTTTTCACTTTTCACATATAATTTTGTGGTTGATGCTGGCAGGGCAAGACGGTCACAGTATATGCATTTGATATCATCATTTCGCTAGTTCTTCTTTCATGACCCCTTTTTTTATTAGGAGAAAATTGGATCATGTTCTTCAAATTCTCCATTCAAATGACTACACATGAATGCTCTCTTCATTAACAAATGACTTCTATTGAATAtacgtttttaattttaaataaataaacaggtTTTGTCGTTTAATTGGAGAATTTTATGGCAAGGCTGCAAGAAACTATTTTATCTAAGTTCCGTCTTTTTAATTAACGCCCCCAGGGGCTGTCCTATGTTAATGGATTTGACGTTTCTTGAAGGTGTTATTGTAATTTGCTACGATAATACTTGCATCTGAATGATCATTTTCTTCTGTTAGAGGAATTATTGGTTAAATTTTGTTGGTAATAAATATAACCAATGCAGAGGATAAAGCCCCACTAAGTAAAACGCACAAAATCCAAACCTTGCAAATAGAATTTAGAAAGGAACAGATATGTTGTTTGAGTAAAGGGAGAACACATCCATATACCGAACTTAAAAGGCTATCTTCCACGGGGgaaaatctctctttttctcaCTATTTGTTTTTGCCAATTCCTCTGAGTCTAGTTGTTGGAATTGAAAACTAACTGAAAGGGAGATTGTTAGTGATGTGACTGGTTACATGTGTGCTTGTAAGATATGTAGAAAGGCAATAGACTAACTATGACTTGCAACACCAACATTTCCAAACGGCTGACCATGTTCATTGCATCTGATGTAGTTTTGGTGATCCGTGATGAACTCAAGGTAACACAACCTAAAGTCTTGGCTTAGTACGATGGCATGAGCGGATATGGGTTATGACTTTTTGAATGCAGGCCTGCACTATATTGTTCCCACTTCAAATATTATGAATTCTATCAGAGCAACATATTATGAATTCAAATATTATCACATTGATCTTCCTTCTTAtagtaaattaaattgatatattttactttagtACACTTTGAGCCTTGCACACTTGCTGGCatatgcatgtgtatgcatgcagataaacaaaatttcatgATATTTACTTGAtgcaatttatgtttttatgctAGTAATAGCCGGTAAGTGATGTAATTCCCTTTGgtatttaattaacattttatcaCAATTATGTAATTTGGTTAATTGCAGAGCCATTAACAACAATTgacatttcttcttcttcttcaagcGATGGATCAAAGGTTCGCGTGGCTTATCAGGTATGATGCTTAagtctttttttcaaaataaaatattaatagcaCCATAACCTTTGCTAACTAGTCAGTCAGTTGGCTGATACAGGGACTTCCAGGGGCATATAGTGAGGATGCAGCTTTGAAAGCATATCCAAAATGTGAGACTGTGCCGTGTGACAATTTTGAATCGGCATTTAAGGTTCCATTTCTTGTTTTAGTATATCTTCGGTATGTGTGTTTGATGTATGCGCTTGTAAGTTATACCTATTGCAacgatatatttatattcttctCCACAGGCAGTTGAATTATGGTTAGTGGATAAAGCTGTTCTGCCCATTGAAAATTCTGTTGCTGGAAGCATCCACCGTAATTATGAATTACTTCTCCGCCATAGGCTGCACATTGTTGGGGAGGTTCAGTTGCGTGTTAATCACTGCCTTTTAGGATTGCCTGGTGTGAGAAAGGAGGACCTCAAAGTTGTTGTGAGTCATCCCCAGGTTGGTTATTACAtgtagtcttttttttttctattttcttattcGAGGTAAAGAGTGAATAAATATGATACATTATGTTTCGCATTTGAACAAAATGAATGTGTATGTGTGATTCTGCCTTAAGATAACATCGACTACCTAATAGTACAATTTATTGGATTTCACCAATCATGTTTATTGCTCTGCTATGTAATAATGGCTAACCTCAACATGCCAACTTTAAGTCTTAACTAACCTGGTTTATGATTGCACAGAGTTTTGAGACAGTTGCTTATGTCACTAAACTAAGCTTACCTGTTGCAACAAATTGTTTCAATGACAATTTTACATGCAGGCGTTAGATCAATGTGAGAAAATGCTTAATGATTTAGGTGTTGTCAAGATTGGTGCACGTGATACTGCTGAGGCTGCTCAGGTGTATTATGAATTCTCTGTCAAAAAGTAAGCATTGATTAGGTTGTACCGTTGCATTTCCTAACAGTTATGTTCTTGAAAACAGACAGTGGCTTCAAATTGTGCAAGAGACACAGGAGCTATTGCAAGTTCCCGAGCTGCAAAAGTATATGGGCTCGACATACTTACAGAAAGAATTCAGGTAGCATTTCCTTTGTGTTATGGAAGATTGAGCTGCTAAAGTATATTGCCTTAGGTCATGTGTTCTTTTATCACTACACCAACTTTAATGCTTGCAAATTGGATGTCATTGGGTTAGGAGTTTATGccttattgatattttttaaatgtttggCCAGTCTATTAAATTGAACTTTGATCATCACTTGTAGCAATGAAAAATATGGCTGTAACCAAATTAATAGATTTTCTAAAAGTGAGTGATCATGCTGTATTTGATCATCCTGTCgctttctctttcctttttttctgattttgtgcAAGTTTATATCTTGGTGGACCGAGATGTTGACAGAAAAGAAGCCATACATCTTGTTCGTGCCAATCAGTTGTTTGCTTGAAAACTTGTCTTTCAAAAGCCATGACTTGTGACATGAAAGTTGTTTGTTTGTCAAGCATGTAAGCTCTAAGCTTGAGTGAAAAGCTACACAGATAACTCCATGCTataacatacaaataaaatgcAATTTGAAAGAAGGCCTTGGTACCTGATAGTGTTGATATGTAAATGGCTTAATGGGAATTGAATCCATGTTAGTTAGGAAGGATCCATCAATGGATTGGATTTAGTATGACTTTATgtgatagaaaatattttgttttctattagAAAGTAAGTAGTTTTGTTGGGTATTAGAGATCAAGAACACTAGATGCTCTAGTGCTAGTGAACGTAGTATAGAATGTGTAAGGAAAGATCAAAGATATGATGAAAACGAGAAGAGTGATATATTctataaactcatttttgatGAATACAGACAAGAACAGAGCACGATGATTACATCGAGTTTACATATCACACATACATGCTCAAAAAGGAAATAGCGAATTACAGGAATGATTAATATGAATTACACAAACACGTATCAATCCAACTCTTGGCTAAATAAGATAGACTCCAGTATATATACACGAGCTGCTACTATAactatataatgaaataataaaaagctTAACTAACTAAACAAAACAATCGTGCACTAAAGTTTGGTGTCATCATTATACAACTTTTAgcaaacaaaaaagaaacaaggCATGAATCAACATATATTCAGCTTGATTTGAGTTTTCTTCCAAATCAGTGTCATAGGACGATTGTCACTGACAATCAACATTCAACAAATCCAAATAGTACACGCACTTGCTTCTTGGAATAGGCTTGGTGGTGAACATATCAGCTAGATTCTCCATTGTACCAATTTTCCACCACTTCGACTCATTCTTTTTGTGCAAAGAAAATGATACATAACATTAACATTCTTGATTCATTCATGTTGGAACTTGATCCTTAGCTAAGTAAATTTCACTTAGACTATCACACGATGATAACAACCTTCTTATGTGGAAATCCTGTATCAGCCATTAGAGCCTGGGTTATCCTTGTAGACAAGCCCAACACTAGATGTACCTTTAAGGTACCTAGGAATACAATTCACCATTAGCAATGCTCCTTTCTAGATTAACCATATACGTACTTGCTAGAGTAAGGTCTACCATCACATACATCAGACTCCCCAATGCACTAACATAAGAAACATGAATCATATATTCCTTATTGAATTATGAAAAAGCAAGACTGCTTATAAATAGATGAATAGAAAATGCCAAAGGAGTAGCAACTGACATGACACCCTCATGCCAAAACAGTCCAAGACCTTCTAAATGTACTTTGTTGATCCTGAAAGAGCTTCTTCTGAGCACAATCTCGCTCAGTATCCTTGCCCAGAACTCTACCGGCAACTCCTAAGtctttcatctcaaattcactGCTTAATAGTGACTTCAACAGTTGAATCTCTCTACCTTATGCATAACACTATAAGCATGTTGTCTACATATAACAAAAGATTAACACGGGAACTGTTTTCCGTCGATAAAGTTCTCTTTTTGAAACAATGTGTTGCAGATGGACTTTGTCATGCACAACTTCTTCAGCTTCAACTGCAACCCAAAGGTAGATTCTTCATTCACTACCTTATAAAGAACTTCATCTGAGAGGGACAAGAGGAGTAGAGAATGAGCCTTCAACTCTTGAATTCTCACAACAAACTCCTCCGGATGTTCGTCCTACCAGATAGGGGTGTTTACACTCCCTGTTCCTTCAACAAAGCACTAATCTTGATGTGCTACAGATTGAAAGAGTTCTTTTTTGTAAACTTTTCAATTTTGGTCACCCTAGCCATTCTCGTGAATGTCTTCTTGAAGATTTTCTTTAcgacaaaataaacaaacagaggGGATTGGTCTTAATTAGGGATAACCCACTTACAGATGCGGAACGGATAAAATTGAAGGTCCGATaccattttattttgtattcagATATCAAAAGCTCACTAGATGCGAAGAACATTAGACGCTCTAGTGAATGTAGTTTAGAACATGCAAGGAAAGATCAAAGATaggtgaaaagagaaaaatgatatATTCAATACATTCCTACTTGAACACATACAAGAATAAAGAACACGATGATTACACAGAGTTTACATATCACACACGCTCAAATAGGAAAAAACGAATTACAGGGTCATCATACAAATTACACAAGCACATATTAATCAAACTCTTCAGCTCTTGGTTAACTTAGACAAGCTCGAGTATTTGTAGACTAGTTTGCAACTGTACCTAACTACAGaacaaaataatagaaaacctaactcattaaacaaaaaatcatCTAAGAATCATTAGGTGTATTCACATGTGCTATAGAAGACAGATGACTTTCATCAGACAATGTCCATCAGATGCATCAAAGCTAGATGTTGTCATTATACGACTTTCATCGGAGAAGAGGAGACAagtcataaatatataatttctatattaaaacTGGATGATGTCTGTTATACATAGAAAATTACTGGATTCCTTTCTCCATCTTTAGCTATTATTGGATAATATATTCTTTTGAAGCTACAAAAGactagaaaacaaaaacatgtttGCTGTTTCTGGTGAAGTCCACAAGAGTATAGCTTAACTCGTTCATTGCGATTTTCACAGGATGATGATGAGAACATTACTCGTTTCTTGGTCCTTGCAAGGGATCCTATAATTCCAGGAACTGACAAACCACATAAGGTATACAAAATTTAGTTctttcaattgattattataaacGTGCTTATGAGTTCATGACTTCTCTCTCAGACTAGCGTTGTTTTCAGTCTCGAAGAAGGTCCTGGTGTACTGTTCAAAGCCTTGGCAGTTTTCGCTATGAGGGATATTAATTTATCAAAGGTGTGTTATAGTTATTGATGTTGgagttttaaaattaagaaacgcATTCATtgctcttattttttttcatgtaaattCAGATTGAGAGTTGTCCGCTGAAGCAGCGCCCATTAAGGGTTGTGGATGATTCAAATCAAGGGAATTCCCGGTAAGTAATTTCGTTCGGTTCAAGATTTGCGATGGTAAAATTTAGGGTGTAATTTCTGTGGTTTAAATGCAAATTGATCAGTGGTTCGTACTTTATCTCAAATTGATCAAGGATGCATTTCAGTAAAACTTCTATTGATAGCAGGTACTTTGACTACCTCTTCTACATTGATATTGAAGCTTCTATGGCAGAACCTCGTGCACAATATGCTTTAGGACAGTTGCAGGTCTGCCCATTATCTCATCAACCCcagtttaatattttgtttcttatggAGTAAAATACTTTATATTGACCATTTGTACAGAAAAAGGTTATGTTAGGATAACCAAAACTTGCTTCAGTAATCTTTATATCTCCTAAAGGATTAGTATCTAATTGTTTATTAGGATATGACCTTAATGAGCAGGCACAAAGATACGTCATATCTACTTATTTGGTTTTAAACCAGAAAATCAAATGTTATCTGTGGCTGCGTCCAAAGCGTGTCAGTGCCCTGCTGCATCATACCACATTTTATCTGGGTGCATATTCCACAATCCTGATGGGAAATCCTTTTTGCTTTTACTTCTCTAACTTTAACTTTTACATGATATCAGTTGCGTAGTACACTGTTAAAATTCCTTTGACTACTCTATAAATGCATGCATAATCATTAAACTCATCCGTCCTCGctgtttttcaaaaaagaaaaagtattaaatCAATGTTTTTATCTTTGGTGACTCCATGTTATGAAATGTAGCAAACGTTATCTCTAGTTGTTGGTAAagtctatttatttatttcatttccaTTTCAGGAATTTGCTAGGTTTCTTCGAGTTCTTGGTTGTTATCCTATGGATACAGTGTTGTAGAAGCTCAGTGGTGTTCATCAGAGGTAGATCTTTAATCAGAGACACGGTGGAGGAAGTATCCATGAAAAGCATTGCCCCTTTCACCTCTTTCAAAATTCTTCGCATCTCCTAAGGAGTTGATTTGGAGTATATTATCATAGTTTTGACAGTGGAGTAAATGCTGGCAATGCCAACTTTGCCTccaaagtatataaataaattaccctATTGAATTATTGTGGCAAATTAATGAATGACCCAGCCACCCAAAGTTTTCTTCTTGTATCATCTGCTACACCAAGGCTTTTTATCTCTTTTGTTGATCAGGATTTTGGGGAACCAGATTTCCTTACATTCTCCCTTATGTGGTTGACTCTTTTTGGTAAAAATAAACTATGGTTGTGCTAATTAGAAAATTCACCGAGATCAGATAATCTTGGAGCAAGTAAtaacttctctttcaaaaaGGTAGAAAGTAGTTAGAATTGAAGTACAGAGATAATTTCATGTCTGTTATGCAGGccaaattcttttatttcatcCTGTAAACAAACAATGCTTAAGAATATTGCCCACACATAATAATGTTTTATCATTGAATTATTCACAAGCTCAATTTCTATAATCAAAATTCctataatacaaatttaaaaatgttactaGTACTAATTTATTGAGTTTAATGgatatgaatttaaaattataaagactTAACAATACtccttattaaaattaataaataatcgTAACtgatattataaaaagttaCAATTCCAGTTATCTACTTCTTGTACTATTCGTGTTAAAATCGATTAAAGCTTTAAATTTGCCCATCCAatcaaactataaatataatgtgAACTTGTTTCTGTTCATGGTACCAATCaatctaatatttgatttaaaataatatttgatttaaaaggTTATATTCAATTGGAAAAATTGATCTGAACTAAGCAAAGTTTCTAAACCATTACACAAATTCGTTTTTAAAACACTGCTCAACAGGAGTCGTATATGATAAATTAGCATACTAATCATAGGTTGCATAATAATGAAGTTTCAATTATGCTTTCAGGTTACTAAAAGAACCCCAGAAAAAACCGAACATGTTGACGACTGGTATACTGCTACAACACAGTCGATGAGAAAATGGCAGACAACTTATTCATATGAAATAACCAGGACTACTTATTTCCTGTT contains:
- the LOC108346975 gene encoding arogenate dehydratase/prephenate dehydratase 1, chloroplastic: MALKAVSIWGYSKASPPQLGVGLANSHPTPIWNQRYDFDKCRRWECCCLGVSAQRATTAVEDEEPNVPPLIDSSGAADSVHQNESKGFHKDINQLPKPLTTIDISSSSSSDGSKVRVAYQGLPGAYSEDAALKAYPKCETVPCDNFESAFKAVELWLVDKAVLPIENSVAGSIHRNYELLLRHRLHIVGEVQLRVNHCLLGLPGVRKEDLKVVVSHPQALDQCEKMLNDLGVVKIGARDTAEAAQTVASNCARDTGAIASSRAAKVYGLDILTERIQDDDENITRFLVLARDPIIPGTDKPHKTSVVFSLEEGPGVLFKALAVFAMRDINLSKIESCPLKQRPLRVVDDSNQGNSRYFDYLFYIDIEASMAEPRAQYALGQLQEFARFLRVLGCYPMDTVL
- the LOC108346965 gene encoding uncharacterized protein LOC108346965, with translation MAKSNSPPIIKSQNYAHSPVHHAVVLADHTTLSRIISSLPRLPDPSLIQTESDSLAQEKIADQISTLLDRRDVPYRETPLHLAVRLNDLFAARSLATAGADVSLQNAAGWNALQEALCRRASDIALVLLRLHHRNAWSKWRRRLPRVISALRRMRDFYMEISFHFESSVIPFVGKIAPSDTYKIWKRDGNLRADTSLAGFDGLKIQRADQSFLFFGDGDHSHDVPAGSLLVLNRDDRKIFDAFENAGGPMNESDVAGFCSQTSVYRPGMDVTKAELVGRTNWRRQEKTESVGEWKAKVYEMHNVVFSFRSRKVAGCESDVAGSEQVLPLELDEDDDGFLVAENPNFGFPMPDKRRHSSFVREDREWVPMGRKSVDLTYGTAPPPRRSSASVTVPQTKEKEFVRSLRPSVWLTEQFPLKTEELLPLLDILANKVKAVRRLREILTTTFPPGTFPVKVAIPVVPTVRVVITFTKFVELQPLEQFYTPFSSPRHLVSGEEQQKKTENRCSSSTTSSVASMWLRRSSSVNKQQQLQRCSSSMTLDSDPFAIPVGYTWTSVDDKSRKMKKSKSLRKSK